The Piliocolobus tephrosceles isolate RC106 chromosome 16, ASM277652v3, whole genome shotgun sequence DNA window ACCCCAGAGCCAGCAGATGTGGCTGGAAATATCCCCTGCTCTGTCCTCTGGCCTCCTGCTGCATCTGGGCCATCAGTTGGACTGGAGAGGCTGGAGGGGCACATGGTCTTCCTCAGAGGCACCATCTTCATCCTTGGGTGGGGAAGCCAGGACAGGGTTCTTGAGAGTTCCTGTTAACAGATGGCAAGCACTGTGGCTTAACCCTTGAGTGTGTCCCCAGGAAGCAGGCACCAGGGAAACAAGGGGCCACAGTCATGAAAACACGTCATGCTGTGGAGACAGCCTcagcagttctggaggccagcagtccctctccctgcttccctcactcCACAAGCATTTCCCAATCCCTTGCCATGTCAGGGGCTTCCCAACACCCCCAGGAGCTTAAAGTGCCTGGAGGTGACAGACTTGTGTGTCAGAGATCAGAACACCTGAGACATGCTGGGGGGAGCTCAGAGGAGAGAGGGGACCCATCCCGCAGGGGAGGTGGCAGATTTGGACACCCAGAGGGGAGGAAGAGCGCTTCTGACAGAGACAAATCCAGAGATGAACCAAAGAAAGTAAAGAACAAGGGGCACTGCAGATGCCACCTTGGATGGGGGTGTGGGGAGTGGGTTAGATAGCTTTGGGCCCTGACCTCCGCTCTGAGGAGTGCGGCCTTCCAGGCAGCGGGAGGCATTCTGTAGTGTGGGCTGCATGTAGTTTTTGTCCACATTAGCAGGACTGGAATGGGATAAGGGTGCAGGCTGGGCCGCCCTGCAGTGGTGCAGAAGCAGAAGTGAGAGGCAGAGCAGAGAGATGAGTGGCCGCCTGAGAGGTCAAGGACACTCAGCTCCAGGTGAGTATAGCGGGGGAATAGGCTAAGACTCAAGGCCTTCTACCTGGGTAAGGAGGGGGTGGGGTGACCCCAAGGCTGCTCCTGTTGGGAATGTCACATTGGAGGCCCCAGCAGGCAGTGGGGTGTGGAGTGCTTGGGCAAGATGAGGGAGGGACAAGGTGACTTTCAGAGGTGACTTTCCTGGCATTGTAGTGAAGGGAGGGAGATGCAAAGAGGGTGAAGGGAAACCTGTTTGTATGTGAGGCCATGGTCACGGCCCAGGAGCCTAGGAAACCAGCAGGCTGTGGGGCAGAAGAGGCCAGAGTAGCCTCCCTACAACAGGGGCCATGGGCGACTCAGGAGGCTGTTGTGGGGGGCAACAGGCACAAGCAAGTGAAATTTGTCaggaaagagatggagaaaggagaggaggtgAACCAGTGGAAGGTGGGAGCTATTGAAGATTCTAGAAAGAAAGGGTATGCAGGGGAGACAGCTAATCCTCAGGCCtctgagggtgggaggaaggaaccTATCTTGGTGGAGGCAGCAGGGTGGGGACAGGAGGGGCCATCACTACACTAGAATGGAGAGGCCACAGGCCACAGACATGGGGGAGGCATGGGAAGTGGTTTCTCAGAGGTGGGAGACTTGGGGTGTGAAGGGGCTGAGGGCCTATGCAGGGCAGTTCCTCTGAGGGACCAGGGAGATGCTGCCTCTGTTGTGGGCTGCCCTGTGACACAGCCCTTCCTAACATTCCCATGCTGAGTCCCCAGGCTCAGCCCAGGCCTGGCTGGGGACAGACCCTTGATAATCAATTGAATGGGCAAAGGGTGTGACTGACTGGCATCGGAGAGACGGCAGCCAGAAGCTGGGCTGGTGGAAGCGCTAACAGCCTCAGAGGTTTTCCCTGGTTCCTGCCTGAAAGCAAGGTGTGggtggaaaggaaaggaggaaaccACTGTTTTAAGGAGGCAATCTCTGTAAGAGGAGCTGGTGTGCGGGGATCTGCAAAGTAACTAAGGAGGTCTCTGGGTCCTGCCCCAGACTCTCCAAGGCTTTGTGGCCAAGCAGCGGAGACACACACCCCAGGGCAGAGGCTCCAGTCACCAGGCTACTCACGAGGGACGGCTGCCCCTGATGGGTCCTCACACAGCGTAGGCAGCGTCTGCTCCCACGAAGCCCAGTTCACCTCCTCCACCCTGAGGGCAACAGAGGAGCTCTGAGGTTTGCCTGCTTTGACCGCGCCCCCCCACCCCAGAGAGGGGCCTGGCCCCCCAGATTGGGAGACTACGAAGAGATGCTCTGGTGCACACAGAGGCCCTGAGGAGGACAGGCTTTCTCTCTGCAGGGTTCTGGGCCACCCACTTAGAGCCCTGTCCTGTGAGGCAGGTGCCCACTTGCAGGAATCAGCATCCATCGCTTCTGGCTGCTCAAAGCAGCCTGGGTTGCCCAGAGCAACTAGAAAAGAGGAATTCAGATCAGGTGTATCTGTGCTCCCGGGTTCTGGGGACTTTCACGGCTGTTCCACATGCCTGAGACTCtgctctctctgctctctgctctCTCTGCTCATCTGCTGCCTCACAACAGTATCTGTTTTTAGCTGTGTGTTTGTCACTAGGTTCCCTCTCCTAGTGTCCCAGCCTTTCCTGGACACAGAAGGGCACGTTCTCCATGGAAGGGGTTGTAGCTCCGAGATCAGGCTGGCAgaattgggggtgggggacacagaGCAGCCAGGGCAAGGCTAGAGTGCTGGGAACCCAAGGGTCCTTCTGACTTCTTGGCCTCCTTACTGTACCACATTTCAGGCTACAAGGAGGAGTCTGAGATCACCAGGAGGGGATCTTCAGTTTAAGCCACTGGGACAGGCAGATGGCCAGTCATGTGGCAGCCATGGCTTGTGAGATCCAGACCCCTGACCTCATCTGCTCAGGCTCAGTCCCTGGTGCTCTTTGTAGCTGCCCTTCCCACCAGACCTGGCTCCTGGCAGCTGTGCCCTGCACTGCAGGGGGGGCCCCAGGGATTGCTGAACAGCAAGGCCCCAGGAGACCCTCCCGCCACTCACCTGAAGCACCAGCGCTCATCGGCGCTGCCATCTGGCTTAGTGCCGACGGTCAGCATCACGCCTGCCCGCTGCTGCTTCTTCCTGCACCACCAATAGCCATTCTCCATCTCTAGGACAGAGATGGCTTTCTGGGGACAAAGGATGCATCAGACAGAACGTCCTGGGACCCTGCCTGGGGGCAAAGGCACACAAGGCAAGCGGAGCAGGAAAGTGCCCTGCAGCACTTCACAGTATAACCCAAAGTCAACTAAACATGCGGATTCGAATTCGGCTCCAACATCCGATTACCTGTGTGGGGTTGGGCCCTCAGCCTCTCTGCATCTTGGTTTCCCCATTTGTAGACTGAGGACAAAGTGCCTCAGACAGCTGATGGGAAGTCTGTACATTATAAGTACTTGACAGCTACTTGTTCTTACATCGTTCAGGCTCCAGATGGCCACACCACCAGGAACAGAACTTCATTTGCTCACCCCACACGTGTGCCTGCCCAGAGGCATACCAGTGAGTCAGGTGGGGCACAGAACCTTGCAGAGGAGGGCACCAAGGCTCAGAGGAGATAAATGACTTCCCCAAGATCAACAATGAATTAGCAGcagggtggggcatggtggctcacacctgtaatgccggcagtttgggaggccaaggcaggtggatcaccagaggtcaggagttcaaaaccagcttgaccaacatggtgaaaccttgtctctactaaatacaaaaagttagtgggggtgtggtagcacatgcatataatcctagctacttgagaggctgaggtgggagaattgcttgaacccaggagacaaaggttgcagtgagccaagattgcgccattgcactccagcctgggcaacaagagcaaaactctgactcaaaaaaaaaaaaaaagaaactggacaaCAATGATGATAATAGTAGCTGGTGGCACACTGAGCACCTACTTGGTGCTGGACACTGTCCTGAGTACATCTATGAGCTTCTTAAAGGAGGAGGgagtaatcccagcgctttgggaggcaaaggtaggaggatcacctgaggccgggcaacatagtgagaccttcttctctacaaaaaataaaaatattagccggatgtggtgtcaactgcctgtaaccccagctactcaggaggctgaggaaggaggatcacttgagctcaggaggccgaggctgcattgagctgtgattgtgccactgcactctagcctgggtgacagagcaagaccttgtctccagggggaaaaaaaaaagaaggaagactgTGACAAGGTAGAGCTGCCCAACCCGGCACCCCCTGGCTAGGGAAGGCCCAACTCCCCGGGTCCAGAGCACTCCCCACCCCTgagtgtggggtggggtggggcaggggcagggagtcTCTGTGGTGGCACCTGCAGCTTCCAGATACTCCAGCTGTCAGTGGCGACACTGTTGACGGTCTCGCTCATGAGGGCGATGAGCATGTTGAGCAGCAGGATGTAGGTGAGCAGCACGtaggccagcagcagcagcagcaccatgCCACGGAAGTGCAGCTGTTCCTGGAAGGCCAGCTCGCCCATGCCGATGGTGAATTTGAAGAGCTCCAAGGAGGCTTCCAGGATACCCCTGTACAGAGCCCTGTTGCCCTCATCCTCCTgtccctccatgggctgcaccgaCTCTGTGGCATTGGGGCCTGTAGGAGCTTCAGAACGCCAAGCCTCCTGGCTCAGGCTCACCAGGGCTATGGGATGAAGGGAGAGGGGCCCTCAGCCCAGGAGACCGGCAGGCAGCCTTGAGAGTGTACAGGGTGGACAAGGAatgtggggaaggggaaggggtctGGAGGGGGCCTTTACCTACAGCGAAGCCGAAAAGGAAGACTAAGTAGATCAGAAGGAAGCGCAGCAGGTCCCGCAGGATGACCTGGAACACATGTGCCCAGGGGCCAAAGTGGGTAGCTGGGCCGCCAGTCACGGCCCCTGACCCCTGCCTCACCCACAGCAGCGTGTTTCCCGtgtacacgtacacacacatacttatGCATACGTGGGCCCTATGGAGCCACACTGAGCAGaggagtcttttaaaaatatatctcagatctggctgggtgcggtggctcatgcctgtaattctagcactttgggaggctgaggcgggcagattacctgaggttgggagttcaagaccaggctggccaacatggtgaaaccgtttctactaaaaatacaaaaaattagccgggtgcagtggcgtgcctgcgcctgtaatcccagctactcgggaggctgaggcaggagaatcgcttgaacccaggaggcagaggttgtggtgagtcaagatcacgccactgcactccagcctgagctagagtgagactttgtctcaaaataataataatatatgtctCAGATCACATTGTTTTCCTGCTTAAAACTTTccaggagccaggcatggtggcacaagcctacagtgccagctactcaggaggctgagacaggaggattggttgagcccagaatgtcaaggctgcaatgagctatgatcgtgtcgctgcactccagcctgggtgacagaatgagtcccatctcaaaaaaaaaaagaaaaaccttccagggtcacaaaattaaatatagaactaccgtatgacccagcaattccatttctgggtatgTATATGCCCAATGAAAGCAGGGACTCTaacagatacttgtacacccctgttcatagcagcattattcacaaagaTCAAACGGTGGAAGCAACAGGTGACTggatcaacagatgaatggatgcacaaaatgtggtgtatctacacaatgggatactactcagccttaaaaaggaaggaattgctgggtatggtggctcagccggtaattccagcactttgggaggccaagatgggtggatcacctgaggtcaggagttcaagaccatcctggccaacatggaaaaacctcatctctactaaaaatacaaaaaatttgctgggtgtggtgacacatgcctgtagtcccagctactcaggaggctgaggcaggagaatcgcttgaacctgggtggcggaggttgcagtgagccaagattgcactactgcactccagcctggtcaacagagcaagattccatctcaaaaaaaaaaaagaaggaatttctgacatatgctacaacatggctgatccttgaggacattatactgactaaaataagccagacattaaaggacaaatactgtatgattccacttatacaaCGTAGTTATGGtcgtcaaattcatagaaacagaaagtagaatagtggctTCCAGGGACCGGGGGAAGGAGAGAACGGGGAGTTGTTTTTAATGGGCattgagtttcagtttgggatgacaagaaagttctggagatggatggtggtgatggttatacaacagtgtgaatgtacttaatgacacttagctgtatatatttttttaaatggttaaaatgggccaggcggccgggcatggtggctcaagcctataatcccagcactttgggaggccgagacgggcggatcacaaggtcaggagatcgagaccatcctggctaacatggtgaaaccccgtctctactaaaaatacaaatattagccagacatggtggtgtgcacctgtgctcccagctatttgggaggctgaggcaggagaatcgcttNNNNNNNNNNNNNNNNNNNNNNNNNNNNNNNNNNNNNNNNNNNNNNNNNNNNNNNNNNNNNNNNNNNNNNNNNNNNNNNNNNNNNNNNNNNNNNNNNNNNCCAAATTCCTCCCCGTGGAAGGGGCCCCTggcccttcccttccttccaacCTCCTCACCTCCACCCTCTTGCAATCTCCCGAGCCACCCAGCCTCCTCGGCCTGTCCCAAGC harbors:
- the TRPV2 gene encoding transient receptor potential cation channel subfamily V member 2, with amino-acid sequence MLLAGHIFILLGGIYLLVGQLWYFWRRHLFIWMSFIDSYFEILFLFQSLLTVLSQVLCFLAIEWYLPLLVSALVLGWLNLLYYTRGFQHTGIYSVMIQKVILRDLLRFLLIYLVFLFGFAVALVSLSQEAWRSEAPTGPNATESVQPMEGQEDEGNRALYRGILEASLELFKFTIGMGELAFQEQLHFRGMVLLLLLAYVLLTYILLLNMLIALMSETVNSVATDSWSIWKLQKAISVLEMENGYWWCRKKQQRAGVMLTVGTKPDGSADERWCFRVEEVNWASWEQTLPTLCEDPSGAAVPRTLKNPVLASPPKDEDGASEEDHVPLQPLQSN